taggcgaagttgagggaccgtttgcaATGTGAACGCAAAGTCAAAACTACAATCAGATATAACTAAAACTACACTAATTCACATCTCTTTTAGTGtgcaaaatataatataatataatataatataatataatataatataatataatataatataatataatataaatataaatataaatataaatataaatataaatataaatataaatataaatataaatataaatataaatataatataatataatataatataatataatataatataatattatataatataaatataaatataaatataaatataaatataaatataaatataaatataaatataatataaatataatataatataatataatataatataatataatataatataatataatataatataaatataaatattaatataaatataaatataaatataaatataaatataaatataaatataaataaatttaaatataaataaatataaatataaatataaatataaatataaatataaatataaatataaatataaataaatataaatataaatataaataaatataaatataaatataaatataaatataaatataaatataaataaatataaatataaatataaatataaatataaatataaataaatataaatataaatataaatataaatataaataaatataaatataaatataaatataaatataaatataaatataaatataaatataaatataaatataaataaaaatataaatataaatataaatataaataaataaatataaatataaataaatataaatataaatataaatataaatatatatataaataaatataaataaatataaatataaatataaatataaatataaatataaatataaataaatataaatataaatataaatattaatataaatattaatataaatataaatataaatataatataatataatataatataatataaggtaaaggtaaaaataaacttatatatatgagAGACTTAAACCATATAAAACACTATAGTATATAAGTGACTACTAACACACAACAAATGCATGTTTCAACTGGTTTTTCTTAGGCTATATTCTCGAAATTTATTTAGGATGGAAATGAGAGGAGATTGATAGATTAAAAAATAACATCGATTTTCGAGTTTTAAATTTCAGCGGAAATGAGAGGAGAGGAGATGATTAGGAAGGATAGTACCTTTATATTTTGTCACCAAAACTCTCTGCTCATATTTGAACGAATTGGGAAGGATAGTAAAACACTCTCATTCCCTTTCTTCTCCATTCTTTTCCGCAAACGTTGTATTCTCGAGTCTTTCTTTTAGCGGAAAATAGTGGAGAAGAAAGGGGATGAGAGTGTTTTACTATCCTTTCCAATCCGTCTAAATATGGGCGGAGAGTTTTGGTGACAAAATCTAAATGTACTATCCTTTCTAATCATCTCATCTCCTCTCATTTTTACTGAAATTTAAAACTCGAGAATTGCTGTTATTTTTTAATCTATTAATCTCTTATCCTTTTCATCCTAAATAAATCTCGACAATACTAAAAGAAAAACTCCAGAATACAACCTTGGTGTGAGTTTGTGACACTATGGTTCTGGCACAAACTTCATAAGCATGAAAAAGTAAAGATTTATTATTAACTAAATAGATAGATGTAGTCAGTTATAGATTTGTATGAACATATAGTATCCCTACTCGTCGTAGAAAAAAGAGGAGAAAAAAATGCAATCGTCTCTTTAATTTAATaagacttttttgctcagttggtccctctattataccccaaatcgctggtttggtccctcagtttttaatttggcaatcagagtccctttattattttaattttgcaattgGAGTCCCTCCGTCAACTGGACATCCAAATCGAACGTTAACTCTCATCATGTGAGTTACACGTGATGGGTATTATcggaattaaattttttttttttggtatttaaTAACGCCAACGGGTAAGGTCCCCACTTTCATCCTCCGCTTTTCACTCTCTTCTCACTTGAAACCCTAATTCATTTACATAACGTATTAATCAGAAATTGGAGCTACAAATCGATAACAATGGAATGCTGGTGTGGTCGACCTTGTGTAATTCGAATATCTGGCACTGAATCTAACCCTGGACGTCGATTCTATACATGTGAAAAAAAGGTAAGATTGTTTATGTTGTTTCGAATTTTATGAAATAATTAACAAGATGTTAGCATTTCCTGTTTATGTTGTTGCTCAGATCACTAGGTGCGACTTCTTTGCTTGGTATGATCCTCCAAATACAATCAATGCCCTAGCTACACTTATGAATGCCAAAATGGAAGTGGATGAAAAGCTCAAAGATGCAGAAAAAAGAGAGACGAATTGGAAGATGATGTGTATATTTAGCTGGATTGTGTTTGGTATTTATTTTTTTAGTCATTGAAATTGTGGTGTATGTATGATGTACTTTGtaaaatggtaatggtaatggaatgaAGGTTGTTTTGTTAAATTTTGCATCTGTTTTATATGTGTATCAGTAACCTTACAACACAAGACAATGACTCCAAGTGTAGACAATAAATTGTAACCAAAGTCATACAGTGTAACCAAAAACACAAGACAATACATTGTAACTAAAGTGAAATGACAAACATACAGACAATACATTGTAACTAAAGTGAAATGACAAACATACAAGCATTACCAAATGTCATAGATTCCAAAAGTCAACATAAGTACGTAGTACCAGTTACCAAATGTGCTTAAACTTACCAAAAGACAACAACACACCTTAATAAAATACAAACATTGTACCAAGTCACATAACAAGTTTTAAGTAGACATAAAACACATGATTAAAACACAAACCACCACCAACATtcacttcttcttcttcccttttcCAACTACCATTGTCTTCTTTGAAGATAGCTTAACTTTCACTGTCTTTTTTGTCCACTTGTTATCCACATTCCCACTTCTTTTCTTCTCACCTGTACAAGTACTCTTATTGTGTCCATAAGTACCACATGTGCCACACTTCTTTAGCTTGCCTATAAATATTAACAAAATAAATACCATATTAATTGAAATGGTACTagatgtaattaataaataaaatgagCATACCTTTTGAGCTAAGTTTACCACTATCACCAATGACATCAACTTCATTTTTGGACAACCTTCTTTTCTTTTTTGGACGACCAGGTGTGGAAATAGTCTTTGGTGATACCAGAGTGAACATGCCTTCTGCCTTTGGCCATAAGCTTCTCCCATTCAATGGCTCAATGGTGTATTGGTAAGTTTTGATCCATGTATCTAACAAATACACTGGATGAACCCATGTTTCTGGTTCACCAGTTTCCAAACCATTTTCACTCATGTTATAAAACACTGCAATTGCATGCTTACAAGGTATCCCTGTTAGTTCCCACTTTCTACAAGCACATGATCTAGTCTCCATATCCACAACATATTGATTAACTTTTCCACTCACTTGGTACCTTTGATCTCCACCCCATAAGACAGTACACTGGTGAGCCTCAGATTTGATTTTCTCAAACAATTTGGTGGCTGCAGGTGTTAAAGGGCCATTAGTCTTGGAAATGTTTTTCTTTACATTAACAATTCTCTTCATGCAATACTCTCGGATGTATTCTAAAGCTGTAACTATGGGTTTGTCACGTGCATCAACTAACCATCTGTTGAAACACTCACACATGTTACTGAGCAACACATCTGATACAGCCCTTCCTGTAAAATGACTCCTTGCCCACTGATGGGCAGGAATTTTAGCTAACCAAACAAAAGCTTCATTATCAAACTCCTTCAATTGTTGCATAGCCTGCTCAAACTCAGGAACTGTTGTTACACTAGCACATCTCCACAAGTGATTCTTATAAGCAACACCCCTGAAATCCCCTTTCATATTCCCATGAATATGTCTAAGGCAATGTCTATGCTCAGCACAAGGAAACACATTTGTAACAGCTTGTATTAAACCCTAACAGCATAAAACAATAAAAGTTAAAGTAACTAACCATTAACAAATGTaatgtaattaaattaaatatgaatTAAACAAGTAATTTTTACCTTTTGCCTGTCACtgataaaagtaaagttagaattgGTAGACAAGTCAAGATCTTGACCCAAGCACTCTAAGAACCAAGTCCAGGATGAACCACACTCTTGTTCAACAATGGCATATGCTACAGGATATATGCCATTGTTTGAATCAACCCCTACAGCACTCAAAATACAACCAGTTGCAGGTTGTTTCATAAAAGCACCATCCAACCCAAGTAGATCTCTACCTATTGCTTTAAAACCCTTCTTCAATGGTCCCAAACAAATGTAAATTCTCTTGAAAACCCTAGTTTCAGACTTTAGGGTTCCTGGCTCAACCTCAAACTTAACAGTAGTATCAACATTACCTCTCTTTAATTCACAAACATAATCTCTGAGCTCAGCATACTGAGATTTATAATCCCCTTGAATCATCTTTGTTGCCTTTCTCACAGCACGATATGCTTTATGCTCACTGATGATTAATTCAGTTTCTGTTTCCAAATATGATCTGACAGCTTTAATTGGTATCTTTGGATTCTTTTGAATTTGAGGTACCAACCGATTTGATAAAAATTGGTAAGTGCAGAATTTTAGTATTCTTGCAGGTTGACATTCATGTTGGTGTCTGTAGGTTCTAACCTCCCATTCTTCACTATCTTTTTCTTTGGATACCAACAACACCCACTCACAAACAATGTGTAATTCCCTTTTTGCCCATTTGTTAGTCTTCCCACTACAAGATTCCCCTGCTTTTTTAATTTGACTAGTCACTTTCTCTTTACTCTTCCCAACTACACCACCTTTAACTCTTAAGTTACTGGGCCCCACATCACATTTTGTATTCTTTGACAAATCACTTTGACTAACTATCTCACCACCTTTTGAATTTATACACAACCCTTCACATTTAACCCTAATTCTTCTTTTGTCATTCTTAACAATAACTAGCTTTCTCCTAGTTTCAATAGCATGCATTCTCACAGCTTGCCTAACCTCTGATTTACTTTCAAACTTTTGTCCAAGATAGAAGATAGTTTTTCCCACTTGAACACTACCTTCAACCTCCTTTTTATGATTACGAATTCTCTTCTTCCTTACCCCTTCTTCATCACTTTGAGAATCATAGCTTTCAAAACCATCATTGTTCAACACTTCCAATTCTGTACCCTCAATATTGACCTCATCATCTTCAAATGAGTTACAGCCATTTCCCATAAACTCTACATTCTTATCAATGTTAAAATTAAAATCTTTCATCTCTACATGAACATCCAAAATCTCATTTTCATCATCAACAATGTAATCACTATCCTCAGAGTCACTACCTTCACTGTTATCACCCTCTACTAAGCTCCCATCACTGTGAACACCACCAACTACtaagttatcattattaatttgttCTGACCATAACCTCTTCCCTTTCATATCCTCATGTTCAGCATACACATCAATTTGCCTATAAATCACATCACCATCTTCTAGACAACTAAGCAAATAGTCCCTATGTTCATTATCATTTAAAAGATTTAACCCAGTATCCATGTTTGTATTGGGTTTAAGAAAACGATATACCACAGACCTGGTGGGATCATAACCTAATTCTTGCATGACTGAATCCAGTTGTCCTAAACAAAACTTTTCAATGTCAAAACAATCAATGTAATCAATTTTACCTTCTGTGTACACAACTTCACTACCCATTCTAAAATATCCACCATGATGTAACACAATCGTGAACAAATCAGGGTATACATCTGAAAAATGTGTAAAAAATTAAAGTTAACAAAACAATTACCTAATAATATTTAGGGTTCCACAGAATTATGAGCTTTGGGTGCATAAAACATACCGTATAATTGGTCGATAGCCTTTTGATCAGTTTCTGATGTACGAATAGTCCATGAATCATCCATTGAATCATCCATTGATAATCAATTTTGCTTTTAGGTTTTACTTCGTGGTTAACACTATTTGGAGGGATGAGTGTGAAAATCGGTGGATAAAAGTGGGGGACCATACCCGTTTGGGTTTATTCAGTACCAAGAATTAAAATTAATTCCGATATTACCCATCACGTGTAACTCACGTGATGGGAGTTAACGTTCGATTTGGATGTCCGTTAGACGGAAGACTCcaattgcaaaattaaaataataaagggactctgattgccaaattaaaaactgagggaccaaaccagcgatttggggtataatagagggaccaactgagcaaaaaagtcatTTAATAATTATACCTATACTATATATCTAAAACAGAAAGTGACAATAAATAGTAAGGGCATTTTcaacttttcaattttttttatttttttatacttaactaaatttcatttgcaCAACAAAGCCTTCCACACTTTTCCCAAAAAATCAAATCGACCCCCATacaagggggtaaagtgtcaaattatcattttcataaaaaatcttaaatagactccacccaaatattcaacgggtcatatcttctcgctcgcatcgagtcaaatttttccgacacaatcgttaaactcgaaataattttaggaacacaatgccactagctatacgcaaaacggatgctttttaaaaaacgctaaatatttggggtacttttcatacatgtttattttgcgttaaatttttaaaaatcgacaattccagagcgaaacgcggagatgcacatatactgttaatttaaaataacatttaaatctttcacgggttataccttttagttcaactcgaattgcgcttcaacgacatcatcgttagccacgaaataattttacaaactaaacgcaataaaatacattgaaaatcgaacctccggcgcgaagcgaggatTCGAACACTAGTTATATATAAACAcaatgtaacgaccttggattttccaacgtttacttattaatatttattattaatatttgtgattaaacgaatgtattgttatacatttactcgttaccatgattgatcatacaagactttgaatgcccgaaacgtctttgtgacacacgtacattacacgaataatattttcaaatattatttacattcatgattaatttttattaatcatttttaattaattatggttactaattaattacttgggctcttattggattaaattgttacttacatgaaacttggcttttattagtattaatggacatgttagcccactctacaaccttattggattaactagcccatctTTACACATGTAAGTACCACATTAtgacttaactagttagtttattacttaaggaatctagttacaactCCTCCCCATGTAAACACCCAtattaaccaacttttaagactttaCATACAAGTAACTAGTGAACAAAACCTTCCCTCTTCTCTTCCCCCTAAACCGTCGACTTTTATTGGTGTGGGGaggattcaaaatcttttttttttgttacatattactagtattattctctcattctcacacacacattacttgcttgcattttctctcatatttttctctcatttctttctctcttttctctctaactcttgtaagtattatgagacTTTTCTTCTCTTCCCCTTTAAAACCATAGCAACaacacacataatcatcatcatcactgtttTATGTTATTGCTTAATTACTTGCTCATTGTTGTTGTTTAGTTACTTGTATTTGTTAGTTATTACTTACtaattatcaagaatcaaacttgctagtttgttcttcatttatcttgtatttacaagaacataagAGAACTTAAACTTccaagtttatgttctacatttaaagttttagaagattaaagttcatgagttaaaatcatacttgtgttcatgaagtaaacttaaagtttactttctaaagatcaagacttaggcttgaatctttaaaagtatgaaacccatgaacttattacttgtttatttagtttatttctttgtattatgcactttaa
This genomic window from Rutidosis leptorrhynchoides isolate AG116_Rl617_1_P2 chromosome 2, CSIRO_AGI_Rlap_v1, whole genome shotgun sequence contains:
- the LOC139889516 gene encoding uncharacterized protein, producing MDDSMDDSWTIRTSETDQKAIDQLYDVYPDLFTIVLHHGGYFRMGSEVVYTEGKIDYIDCFDIEKFCLGQLDSVMQELGYDPTRSVVYRFLKPNTNMDTGLNLLNDNEHRDYLLSCLEDGDVIYRQIDVYAEHEDMKGKRLWSEQINNDNLVVGGVHSDGSLVEGDNSEGSDSEDSDYIVDDENEILDVHVEMKDFNFNIDKNVEFMGNGCNSFEDDEVNIEGTELEVLNNDGFESYDSQSDEEGVRKKRIRNHKKEVEGSVQVGKTIFYLGQKFESKSEVRQAVRMHAIETRRKLVIVKNDKRRIRVKCEGLCINSKGGEIVSQSDLSKNTKCDVGPSNLRVKGGVVGKSKEKVTSQIKKAGESCSGKTNKWAKRELHIVCEWVLLVSKEKDSEEWEVRTYRHQHECQPARILKFCTYQFLSNRLVPQIQKNPKIPIKAVRSYLETETELIISEHKAYRAVRKATKMIQGDYKSQYAELRDYVCELKRGNVDTTVKFEVEPGTLKSETRVFKRIYICLGPLKKGFKAIGRDLLGLDGAFMKQPATGCILSAVGVDSNNGIYPVAYAIVEQECGSSWTWFLECLGQDLDLSTNSNFTFISDRQKGLIQAVTNVFPCAEHRHCLRHIHGNMKGDFRGVAYKNHLWRCASVTTVPEFEQAMQQLKEFDNEAFVWLAKIPAHQWARSHFTGRAVSDVLLSNMCECFNRWLVDARDKPIVTALEYIREYCMKRIVNVKKNISKTNGPLTPAATKLFEKIKSEAHQCTVLWGGDQRYQVSGKVNQYVVDMETRSCACRKWELTGIPCKHAIAVFYNMSENGLETGEPETWVHPVYLLDTWIKTYQYTIEPLNGRSLWPKAEGMFTLVSPKTISTPGRPKKKRRLSKNEVDVIGDSGKLSSKGKLKKCGTCGTYGHNKSTCTGEKKRSGNVDNKWTKKTVKVKLSSKKTMVVGKGKKKK